In the Muricauda sp. MAR_2010_75 genome, one interval contains:
- a CDS encoding plasmid mobilization protein, whose translation MARPKKDISKQRTIVIAFRVSQREYVIIANNAETVGLSTAEYIRRKCTGKSLPTKKVNPMDRKLFVELSRVGNNLNQLARVSNSGIRDPFSIHKQLEEVKMLLQQLKSNITNNDR comes from the coding sequence ATGGCAAGACCTAAAAAGGACATATCAAAACAAAGGACGATTGTCATCGCCTTTAGGGTTTCACAAAGAGAATACGTGATCATTGCAAATAATGCGGAGACAGTCGGATTGTCCACGGCCGAATATATCCGGAGAAAATGTACTGGAAAATCCCTGCCAACCAAAAAGGTAAATCCAATGGACCGGAAACTTTTTGTCGAGCTGAGCAGGGTGGGAAACAACCTGAACCAACTTGCCAGGGTCTCGAACTCAGGTATCCGTGACCCTTTCAGCATTCATAAACAATTGGAGGAGGTAAAAATGTTGTTGCAACAGCTCAAATCAAATATCACCAACAATGATAGGTAA
- a CDS encoding IS3 family transposase: protein MKETMPKTSVGTLCGLFGKTRQAYYKFLRYEYRTLAEKQLVLEMVQNERAILPGVGVRKLHSIIFGPSCPQQVSMGMDALFALLRENSMLLRRSRGRARTTNSHHSFRRYPNLAREMTVDAPHQLWVSDITYIDTMEGFMYLSLVTDAYSRKIIGWDISPKLTASGAIGALNMAISQLPHGTGPKPVHHSDRGIQYCCDRYISILKGAGIGISMTEKVDPLENAIAERVNGILKTEWLKNNRPRLKVEAIDMFGDIVSSYNGRRPHLSLNMQTPDSAHMSHGPIPRAWKNYWKERHKYDQGTNPCMITKGTLGVNLT, encoded by the coding sequence ATGAAAGAGACCATGCCCAAAACAAGTGTTGGGACGCTGTGCGGACTGTTTGGCAAAACGAGACAGGCCTATTATAAGTTTTTGAGATACGAGTACAGGACACTTGCCGAAAAGCAGTTGGTGCTCGAGATGGTTCAGAATGAACGCGCCATACTTCCCGGCGTGGGCGTGCGCAAGCTCCACAGCATCATCTTCGGGCCATCCTGCCCACAACAGGTTTCAATGGGCATGGATGCGCTCTTCGCCCTCCTGCGGGAAAACTCGATGCTGCTGCGACGCTCCAGAGGCAGGGCAAGGACCACCAATTCACACCATTCGTTTCGGCGGTACCCCAACCTGGCAAGGGAGATGACGGTCGATGCCCCACACCAGCTCTGGGTCAGTGACATAACCTATATCGACACGATGGAGGGATTCATGTACCTTTCGCTCGTCACGGACGCATATTCCAGGAAGATAATAGGATGGGACATATCCCCAAAACTAACGGCCTCCGGTGCGATCGGCGCCCTGAACATGGCCATATCACAGTTGCCGCATGGGACCGGTCCCAAACCGGTGCACCATTCGGACAGGGGCATCCAGTACTGCTGCGACAGGTACATAAGCATCCTTAAGGGTGCCGGCATCGGGATCAGTATGACAGAAAAGGTGGATCCCTTGGAAAATGCAATAGCCGAAAGGGTGAACGGCATACTGAAGACCGAATGGCTCAAGAACAATAGACCAAGGCTCAAAGTGGAGGCAATAGATATGTTCGGGGACATCGTCTCCTCTTACAATGGCCGTAGGCCCCATCTAAGTCTCAATATGCAGACCCCCGATTCGGCCCACATGTCCCACGGACCGATACCAAGGGCATGGAAAAATTATTGGAAGGAAAGACATAAATATGATCAGGGAACAAACCCCTGCATGATAACAAAGGGAACCTTGGGTGTAAACCTGACCTAA
- a CDS encoding helix-turn-helix domain-containing protein: protein MKSVNSYSDDFKRKVASHYLGSDLSMAATAKLYGLKTPSSVQQWVKRFCPDQALPNDGTTKEPASTVLPDSPEGMLARIRELESDLASEKLKNLAANKMIDIAERDLKINIRKSLVPNSPRNERDHAQNKCWDAVRTVWQNETGLL, encoded by the coding sequence ATGAAAAGTGTAAACTCCTATTCGGACGATTTTAAACGAAAGGTTGCCTCCCACTATCTGGGATCGGATCTCAGCATGGCGGCAACGGCAAAACTGTATGGTCTCAAAACACCTTCATCCGTGCAACAATGGGTGAAAAGGTTCTGTCCGGACCAGGCCCTGCCGAACGACGGTACCACCAAGGAACCGGCCTCAACTGTCCTACCGGACTCCCCGGAGGGGATGCTGGCCAGGATCAGGGAACTTGAGTCCGATCTGGCAAGCGAGAAGCTCAAAAATCTGGCCGCCAACAAAATGATAGACATTGCGGAAAGGGACCTTAAGATCAACATCAGAAAAAGTCTGGTGCCAAACAGTCCAAGAAATGAAAGAGACCATGCCCAAAACAAGTGTTGGGACGCTGTGCGGACTGTTTGGCAAAACGAGACAGGCCTATTATAA
- a CDS encoding ABC transporter permease, giving the protein MKTIFSIVKNELRQRVFSWVTLVFFLMLAFQMIWYTKGSFDFFSNEGVLMNASSILYRNYAAMGMLMIIIIAIATGGVLYKEIRYKSAEWTYALPINEKQFFIGRFLAAFLYLVILSTGMIVGHLLVPFSGIGEAGRFGPVQWGPLFHGWIMFTVPNLFFYVSVVFFAIVFTRRMTTSYLAVFLVVILFLIAQTSYETGGGDNLMAYILADSGGYVAAQHYTELLSPTQKNTELFKLTGYVLKNRLLWMGLAMVFAIAAYLRFSFKYVIQAGTDKSKKIKEGKKVSFSTASIKLPEVVKQYKVPNFLTKLWSLSKLEFLNIVRPTSFKIILGIILLMVFLQNVTWNAAYYIGNEYPISSNMTYFRLQWGVFITMLIMIWAGELFFKDKTVNIWQITDSLPVPVWVTQLSRLAAIIGLSFILSVSFIVVSVFTQVLLGGASYIDLGQFAEDLLLYRWAFLNFVLWASLVFFVGALTSHRIFTHLLCVAIFIFLIVSFDMGIIEDLRLGYGFTPGVEDYSEMSGYGIFQESANWFFLLWLALAITLVMTGVWLWKRGSDKKWKNRLSLKNMQLSMVSKGVMVLFFGAFLFLMSFITKNVYDNGNFIPDAEEERLDA; this is encoded by the coding sequence ATGAAAACAATATTTTCCATAGTAAAAAACGAGCTAAGACAGCGTGTATTTAGTTGGGTTACCCTTGTTTTCTTTCTCATGCTTGCCTTTCAGATGATATGGTATACCAAGGGATCGTTTGATTTCTTTTCCAACGAAGGGGTGCTTATGAACGCTTCGAGCATTTTGTATAGAAACTATGCGGCCATGGGTATGCTTATGATCATCATCATTGCCATAGCTACCGGAGGTGTGCTTTACAAAGAGATCAGGTATAAATCCGCGGAGTGGACCTATGCACTGCCCATCAATGAAAAACAATTTTTTATAGGCCGCTTTTTGGCCGCTTTCCTATACCTTGTCATTCTAAGTACGGGTATGATTGTTGGGCATTTGTTGGTGCCGTTTTCCGGCATTGGCGAGGCTGGTCGTTTTGGTCCGGTTCAATGGGGCCCTTTGTTTCACGGTTGGATCATGTTTACCGTACCCAACCTCTTTTTTTATGTATCCGTTGTATTTTTTGCCATTGTGTTTACCCGTAGAATGACCACAAGTTATTTGGCCGTATTCTTGGTGGTCATTCTATTTTTAATCGCCCAAACTTCCTACGAAACCGGGGGTGGGGATAATCTAATGGCTTACATCTTGGCGGATTCGGGAGGCTATGTAGCGGCACAGCACTATACCGAACTGTTGAGTCCCACACAAAAAAATACCGAACTGTTCAAACTGACCGGCTATGTTTTAAAGAACCGATTGCTTTGGATGGGACTTGCCATGGTGTTTGCCATAGCGGCATATCTACGCTTCTCTTTCAAGTACGTCATACAGGCCGGTACCGATAAATCCAAAAAAATCAAAGAAGGCAAGAAAGTGTCATTTTCTACGGCATCCATAAAATTGCCAGAGGTCGTGAAACAATACAAAGTACCTAATTTTCTCACTAAACTATGGTCACTCTCAAAATTGGAGTTCCTGAACATTGTTCGCCCTACTTCCTTCAAAATAATCCTCGGTATTATCTTATTGATGGTGTTTTTGCAAAATGTTACTTGGAATGCGGCTTATTATATTGGTAATGAATATCCCATCAGTAGCAATATGACCTATTTTAGGTTGCAATGGGGCGTTTTTATAACCATGTTGATCATGATTTGGGCCGGCGAGTTGTTTTTTAAGGACAAGACGGTCAATATTTGGCAAATAACAGATTCGTTGCCCGTTCCTGTCTGGGTTACCCAACTTTCCAGATTGGCAGCGATTATTGGACTGTCTTTTATATTAAGTGTGAGCTTTATTGTAGTATCCGTGTTTACCCAAGTGTTGTTGGGTGGAGCTTCTTATATAGATTTAGGACAATTTGCAGAGGACCTTTTGCTCTATCGTTGGGCCTTTTTGAACTTTGTACTTTGGGCGTCTTTGGTGTTTTTTGTGGGAGCTTTGACCAGCCATCGAATTTTCACACACCTTCTTTGTGTGGCCATTTTCATCTTCTTGATTGTTTCCTTTGATATGGGCATCATTGAAGATTTAAGGCTAGGATATGGTTTTACTCCTGGAGTTGAAGATTATTCGGAAATGAGCGGTTATGGTATATTTCAAGAATCGGCCAATTGGTTCTTCCTATTGTGGTTGGCTTTGGCCATTACCTTGGTCATGACCGGTGTTTGGCTATGGAAGCGGGGCTCGGATAAAAAATGGAAAAACAGACTTTCGTTGAAGAATATGCAACTTAGCATGGTTTCCAAAGGTGTGATGGTGTTGTTTTTTGGGGCATTCTTGTTTTTGATGTCGTTCATCACCAAAAATGTGTATGATAATGGCAACTTTATCCCAGATGCCGAAGAGGAACGATTGGATGCCTAG
- a CDS encoding efflux RND transporter permease subunit — MKLAEISIKRPSLVIVLFTILTLGGLFSYNQLGYELIPKFDRNVITVATIYPGASPSEIENTVTKKIEDAVASLENIKKIESRSYESLSTVAITLTDDANVDISLNDAQRKINAIISDLPDDAKTPSLSKFSLSDLPIMTIGANGTMDEIKFYDLIDKKIAPLLSRVNGVAQINLIGGQEREIQVNLDADRLHGYNLSIPQVQQTILASNLDFPTGNIQTRQQKILIRLAGKYKNVEELRNLVVADKDGIQVRLSDIADVQDSQKIPEKIARVKQKSAILLQVIKQSDANAVAVSEDILKRIAQLETDYKTIDLSLNVANDSSVFTLEAADSVIHDLLIAVLLVAIVMLFFLHSVRNSLIVMVSIPASLVATFIGFLLLDYTLNLMSLLGLSLVVGILVDDAIVVLENIYRHMEMGKNRVRAAYDGTAEIGGTVTSITLVIVVVFFPIAMSSGLVSKIITQFCVTIIISTLLSLLASFTIIPWLSSRFGKLEHITGKNLFGRLIIKFETQLKRFTNWISGLLTWCLDHYKTTLSIVLVIFFASIALVAAGFIGGEFFATSDRGEFLVQIELPKDASLEESNFMAQKAEAFLNTQEEVKSLITTVGQTSEGLGASQATAYKAEINVQMVDENERQDDSYVFAAKTKRRLEKILVGAKVKTVPISLLGVAEEAPLALVVTGPSLDSAMVFARKAEAELHKIPGATEIELSVETGNPEINVQVDRDKMASLGLSLQTVGLTMQTAFNGNTDGKFRAGEYEYDINIRYNSFDRKSIVDVGDLILTNDQGQEVKLSQFADITETLGPSQLERRDKTASVTVKGQSVGRPAGTVADEWEAAFQDVERPTGVDYVWGGDKERQSEGFGTLGIAMLAAIILVYLVMVSLYDSFVHPFVVLFSIPLSFIGALLALALTNNSLNIFTILGIIMLIGLVCKNAIILVDFANERVRSGETVRNALIQANHARLRPILMTTIAMVFGMLPIALASGPGSGWKNGLAWVIIGGLISSLFLTLIIVPVIYNLMEKLVHKFTKGTKTDYEELMVADYEHKKLVDGFNPDHTL; from the coding sequence ATGAAATTAGCGGAAATTTCCATAAAAAGGCCTTCATTGGTCATTGTGCTATTCACCATACTTACCCTTGGGGGCCTGTTCAGTTATAACCAACTGGGGTATGAATTGATACCCAAATTCGACCGAAATGTCATAACCGTCGCCACTATCTACCCCGGTGCCTCGCCCAGCGAGATCGAAAATACCGTGACAAAAAAAATAGAGGATGCGGTTGCCTCTCTGGAGAACATCAAAAAAATAGAATCCCGTTCTTATGAAAGCCTTTCCACGGTTGCGATTACCTTGACGGATGATGCCAATGTTGATATTTCCCTAAACGATGCACAACGGAAAATCAATGCCATTATCAGTGATCTGCCCGATGATGCCAAAACACCCTCCTTAAGCAAATTTTCATTGAGCGACCTTCCGATTATGACAATTGGTGCTAATGGCACTATGGATGAAATTAAGTTTTATGACCTGATTGATAAAAAAATTGCCCCTTTGCTTTCCCGGGTCAATGGTGTGGCACAGATAAATTTGATCGGGGGGCAAGAAAGGGAAATCCAGGTAAATTTAGACGCCGACCGACTTCATGGATATAACCTTTCCATACCCCAGGTCCAACAGACCATCCTGGCCTCGAATTTGGATTTCCCCACAGGAAATATTCAGACCAGGCAGCAAAAAATATTGATCCGGTTGGCCGGAAAATATAAAAATGTTGAAGAGCTGCGCAATCTGGTAGTCGCTGATAAAGATGGCATCCAAGTGAGGCTCAGTGATATTGCGGATGTTCAGGACAGTCAAAAAATACCTGAAAAAATTGCACGGGTAAAGCAAAAAAGTGCCATCCTACTGCAGGTGATCAAGCAGTCCGATGCCAATGCCGTAGCTGTAAGTGAAGATATATTAAAACGGATAGCACAGCTCGAGACCGATTATAAAACCATAGACCTCAGTCTCAATGTCGCCAATGACAGTAGTGTTTTTACCCTAGAGGCGGCCGATTCCGTAATCCATGACCTATTGATCGCCGTGTTATTGGTGGCGATCGTAATGCTGTTCTTCTTGCACAGTGTAAGAAACTCGCTAATTGTAATGGTGTCCATACCCGCATCGTTGGTTGCGACATTTATAGGCTTTTTGTTGTTGGATTATACCTTGAACTTAATGAGTTTATTAGGATTGTCTTTGGTCGTAGGCATCTTGGTGGACGATGCCATCGTTGTACTCGAAAACATTTACCGGCATATGGAAATGGGCAAAAACCGTGTCCGTGCGGCCTATGACGGTACCGCTGAAATCGGGGGCACGGTAACATCCATAACGCTGGTAATCGTGGTCGTCTTTTTTCCCATTGCCATGAGCAGCGGTCTGGTGTCCAAAATCATTACCCAATTTTGTGTGACCATAATTATTTCGACCTTGTTGTCCCTATTGGCATCGTTTACCATTATTCCTTGGTTATCGTCCCGTTTCGGAAAATTGGAGCATATCACAGGTAAAAACCTGTTCGGTAGGCTTATCATCAAATTCGAAACACAATTAAAACGTTTCACGAATTGGATCTCCGGCTTATTGACCTGGTGCCTGGATCATTATAAAACCACGCTGTCCATCGTTTTGGTTATCTTCTTTGCTTCGATCGCCTTGGTAGCGGCAGGATTTATTGGAGGCGAATTCTTTGCCACATCGGATAGGGGCGAGTTTTTGGTGCAGATAGAACTACCAAAAGATGCCTCATTGGAAGAAAGTAATTTTATGGCCCAAAAAGCAGAGGCCTTTTTGAATACACAGGAAGAAGTCAAGAGCCTTATCACCACTGTAGGCCAGACCAGCGAAGGCTTAGGAGCTTCACAGGCTACAGCTTACAAGGCGGAAATAAACGTCCAAATGGTTGATGAAAATGAAAGGCAGGACGATTCTTATGTATTTGCCGCCAAAACAAAACGTCGTTTAGAGAAAATTTTGGTCGGAGCCAAGGTGAAAACCGTCCCTATAAGTCTTTTGGGAGTGGCGGAGGAAGCCCCGTTGGCCTTGGTAGTGACCGGACCTAGTTTGGATAGTGCCATGGTCTTTGCCAGAAAGGCGGAGGCGGAACTGCATAAGATTCCTGGGGCCACGGAAATTGAATTGTCCGTAGAAACGGGAAATCCTGAAATCAATGTTCAAGTAGATCGGGATAAAATGGCCTCCCTGGGATTATCGTTACAAACGGTGGGGTTGACAATGCAAACAGCATTTAACGGGAATACCGATGGCAAATTCAGGGCAGGGGAATATGAATATGATATTAACATTCGCTACAATAGTTTTGATAGAAAAAGCATTGTCGATGTAGGGGATTTGATCCTTACTAATGACCAAGGGCAAGAGGTAAAACTCTCACAGTTCGCCGACATCACCGAAACGTTGGGCCCGAGCCAATTGGAACGCCGGGATAAGACCGCGTCGGTTACCGTAAAAGGGCAGTCCGTTGGCAGACCAGCTGGTACGGTCGCGGATGAATGGGAAGCTGCCTTCCAGGATGTCGAACGGCCCACGGGGGTCGATTACGTATGGGGTGGGGATAAAGAAAGGCAATCGGAAGGGTTCGGAACACTGGGAATTGCTATGTTGGCAGCTATTATATTGGTCTATTTGGTAATGGTTTCCCTGTACGACAGTTTTGTGCACCCGTTCGTAGTTCTTTTTTCCATTCCCTTATCGTTCATCGGAGCTTTGCTGGCATTGGCGTTAACGAACAATTCCCTGAACATCTTTACCATTCTTGGTATAATTATGTTGATCGGGCTAGTGTGTAAAAACGCCATTATCCTGGTTGACTTTGCCAACGAAAGGGTCCGGTCAGGGGAAACGGTCAGGAACGCCTTGATACAGGCCAACCACGCACGTCTCCGCCCAATTCTAATGACTACCATTGCCATGGTTTTCGGGATGCTTCCCATTGCGTTGGCCTCAGGCCCGGGATCGGGATGGAAAAATGGTCTTGCCTGGGTTATCATCGGGGGATTGATAAGTTCGCTTTTCTTGACCTTGATAATAGTACCGGTAATATACAATTTAATGGAAAAATTGGTACATAAGTTTACCAAGGGAACAAAAACTGATTATGAGGAGCTTATGGTGGCCGATTACGAGCATAAAAAATTGGTAGATGGCTTTAACCCAGACCACACGCTGTGA
- a CDS encoding efflux RND transporter periplasmic adaptor subunit — translation MKKNIIYILTILVVLALIAFILMNNKQENQAKTDIVAQKNASVTVKVDTVKMETIPLNFTANGNFEPFKELDFSAEKPGRVVRVLVEEGDHVRVGKTLAVVRSEQVSAELHAAEAAYQNASKNFNRFENALKTGGVTEQQMDQAKLTLVTAQSRLEQARVNASDVSIKATIKGVVNKRFIEPGSVLATATPMFEIVDVSKLKLRVTVNESQVASLKTGAPVNVKASVLPDRTFAGKITFIAPKSDSSLNFPVEIEISNNPDNALKAGMYGTASFTSSDRESEKILVAPRNAFLGSVSSNQVFVAEDGVAKLTGVTAGRIFGDKVEILDGLDSNELVIVTGQINLQNGSKIDIID, via the coding sequence ATGAAAAAGAACATAATATACATACTTACAATTTTAGTGGTATTGGCCCTGATTGCCTTCATCTTAATGAACAACAAACAAGAAAATCAAGCAAAAACGGATATAGTTGCACAGAAAAATGCTAGTGTCACTGTAAAGGTTGATACGGTAAAGATGGAAACTATTCCCCTCAATTTTACCGCCAATGGAAACTTCGAGCCCTTTAAAGAACTGGATTTTTCTGCGGAAAAGCCAGGTAGAGTCGTTAGGGTATTGGTAGAAGAAGGTGATCATGTCAGAGTGGGCAAGACTTTGGCAGTTGTGAGAAGTGAGCAGGTATCGGCAGAACTGCACGCGGCCGAAGCGGCCTATCAGAATGCGTCCAAAAATTTCAACCGTTTTGAAAATGCCTTAAAAACCGGTGGAGTGACCGAACAACAAATGGATCAGGCCAAGTTGACCTTGGTTACTGCACAATCGAGACTGGAACAAGCGAGGGTAAATGCGAGTGATGTCAGCATAAAAGCTACGATAAAAGGAGTTGTAAATAAGCGTTTTATCGAACCAGGTTCTGTTCTGGCAACAGCAACACCAATGTTCGAAATTGTCGATGTCTCCAAACTTAAACTTAGGGTTACGGTCAACGAGTCCCAAGTGGCCAGTTTAAAAACGGGTGCCCCGGTAAATGTAAAAGCCAGTGTCTTACCAGACAGGACATTTGCAGGGAAAATCACGTTTATAGCACCGAAATCGGATAGCAGTTTGAATTTTCCTGTGGAAATCGAGATATCGAACAATCCGGACAACGCCTTGAAGGCGGGCATGTACGGGACGGCATCCTTCACCTCGTCAGACCGGGAAAGCGAAAAGATACTGGTGGCCCCTAGAAATGCGTTCCTGGGAAGTGTAAGCAGTAACCAGGTTTTTGTCGCTGAGGATGGAGTTGCAAAACTGACCGGTGTAACGGCTGGAAGAATATTCGGTGATAAGGTCGAAATATTAGATGGTCTGGACAGCAATGAACTCGTAATAGTTACCGGGCAGATCAATCTACAGAACGGTTCCAAGATAGACATCATCGACTAG
- a CDS encoding TolC family protein — protein MKKILSISLLCLVCVANAQEIKQLSLKDAVSYALEYKADAQKSKLAIENSEYQIQEVRSRALPQITGNGSLVYNPILQTNVIDGSSFGQPGTVIQATLGQKWNSVFGVSLNQNLFDQSVYTGLKAAKTTREFYQINNRLTQEQVIEKVANSYYQVYLQRLNLQVLDSTLANTIKAKNIIEGQFQNGLAKKIDLDRIIVKISNLETQRLQINNALQLQENTLKFFMGMPITAQIEIPEIEFEFRPSEVVSSPDTENRSEYLLLKKQEQLLTYQKMAVKAEYYPTLSLTVGYNYLGQGPDLPWFKKPEDKVYWSDFSSIGLNLKIPIFAGFGTRSKVMQADIDLRILQEDIKDTELALDLDYENARTQINNSIATVNNQNENVRLAQAVLDNTRNNYVQGLAPLTDLLDAENALTEARNNFNSAILQYKLAEILLLKSKGELKSLTN, from the coding sequence ATCAAAAAAATTTTAAGCATTTCCCTTTTATGCCTTGTTTGCGTAGCCAATGCCCAGGAAATAAAGCAGCTTAGCCTAAAGGATGCCGTTTCCTATGCTCTTGAATACAAGGCCGATGCACAAAAATCGAAGCTGGCCATTGAAAATAGTGAGTACCAAATCCAGGAAGTTCGTTCGCGAGCATTGCCACAGATCACAGGAAATGGTAGTTTGGTCTATAATCCCATCCTACAGACCAATGTGATCGATGGAAGTTCCTTTGGGCAACCGGGCACCGTTATACAGGCAACTTTGGGGCAAAAATGGAATTCGGTCTTTGGTGTTTCGTTGAACCAGAACTTATTTGACCAATCGGTTTACACAGGTTTAAAAGCAGCAAAAACTACCCGTGAGTTTTATCAGATCAATAATCGATTAACTCAAGAGCAGGTAATAGAAAAGGTAGCCAATAGTTACTATCAAGTATATCTACAGCGTTTAAACCTTCAGGTACTTGATAGTACGTTGGCAAATACGATCAAGGCGAAAAATATCATTGAGGGCCAGTTTCAAAATGGGCTAGCGAAGAAAATCGATTTGGACAGGATTATTGTTAAAATTTCAAATCTAGAGACCCAACGGCTCCAGATAAACAATGCGCTACAACTTCAAGAAAATACCCTGAAATTTTTTATGGGAATGCCCATAACCGCCCAAATCGAAATTCCGGAAATCGAGTTCGAATTCAGACCAAGCGAGGTAGTTTCATCCCCGGATACCGAGAATCGATCGGAGTATCTGCTTCTCAAAAAGCAGGAACAATTGTTGACTTACCAGAAAATGGCGGTCAAGGCGGAATATTATCCAACGCTTTCCCTAACAGTTGGGTACAACTATCTTGGCCAAGGCCCGGACCTTCCCTGGTTCAAAAAGCCTGAGGACAAGGTATATTGGTCCGATTTTTCATCGATAGGATTGAATTTGAAAATTCCCATTTTCGCAGGTTTTGGTACACGTTCCAAAGTAATGCAGGCCGATATAGATCTGCGGATCTTACAAGAGGATATCAAGGATACCGAATTGGCCTTAGATCTTGATTACGAAAATGCCCGAACCCAAATAAACAATAGTATTGCGACCGTCAACAATCAAAACGAAAATGTCAGGTTGGCACAGGCAGTTTTGGACAATACCAGAAACAATTACGTCCAAGGTTTGGCTCCGCTAACGGATCTATTGGATGCGGAAAACGCCTTGACCGAGGCTAGGAACAACTTTAACTCCGCAATTTTACAATACAAACTGGCAGAAATCCTGTTGTTGAAGTCTAAAGGGGAATTAAAGTCACTAACAAACTAA
- a CDS encoding PaaI family thioesterase gives MQEIGQDDYLFLKHAIENMMPANKIFGLEIMEIRLGYVCIKVPFKKEFIGDYLQKRWHGGILAAMADTAGGAAGATTLDSLQDRINTLDMRIDYLHPTVEGDILAKAKIVKSGKSINVVDVELFQSGQKDLVALARCIYSIHRNGS, from the coding sequence ATGCAGGAAATAGGGCAAGACGACTATTTGTTTTTAAAGCATGCTATTGAAAACATGATGCCGGCCAATAAAATATTCGGGTTAGAAATTATGGAAATCAGACTTGGGTACGTGTGCATCAAAGTCCCTTTTAAGAAAGAATTCATAGGCGACTATCTGCAAAAACGATGGCATGGAGGAATTTTGGCCGCTATGGCCGATACGGCTGGAGGAGCTGCCGGAGCGACGACCCTCGATTCCTTACAGGACAGGATAAATACCTTGGATATGCGGATCGATTATCTCCATCCTACCGTTGAAGGGGATATTTTGGCCAAGGCAAAGATTGTTAAAAGTGGTAAATCCATCAACGTGGTGGACGTGGAACTTTTCCAAAGTGGACAAAAAGATTTAGTGGCTTTGGCAAGATGTATATATAGCATCCATAGAAACGGCTCCTAA
- a CDS encoding TetR/AcrR family transcriptional regulator — MFNIESTDNFSLILDSAKKRFCRYGLKKTTMTEIAGDIGLSKASLYYYFSTKEELFKEVVKQEHKTFLNEIEGLLSSVVPAEELFHIYLERRLIYFRDFAHLSSLSLESINSLKPVYARLFENLRKEEIRLVSKILEKGIAAQDFENLDIAYYSQLFIAIFQGLRHNVLIKKDTINITEIEYSLLQRQYESALKMFVKGIKK, encoded by the coding sequence ATGTTCAATATTGAAAGTACCGATAATTTTTCGTTAATACTTGATTCCGCCAAAAAAAGATTTTGCCGTTATGGCCTTAAAAAAACAACAATGACGGAGATTGCCGGGGATATAGGTCTATCAAAAGCATCCCTATACTACTACTTCTCCACTAAAGAAGAACTTTTCAAGGAAGTAGTAAAGCAAGAACATAAAACATTTTTAAACGAGATTGAAGGTCTTCTTTCTTCGGTTGTCCCTGCAGAAGAGTTATTCCATATTTACCTAGAAAGGCGACTGATCTACTTTCGCGATTTTGCACACCTCAGTTCTTTGAGCCTGGAATCTATAAACAGTTTAAAACCCGTTTACGCCCGCCTATTCGAAAACCTTCGCAAAGAAGAAATACGACTTGTGAGTAAAATATTGGAAAAAGGTATTGCCGCCCAAGATTTTGAAAATCTTGATATTGCTTATTATTCGCAATTGTTCATTGCCATTTTCCAAGGGTTGCGGCACAATGTACTTATTAAAAAAGACACAATAAATATCACGGAAATTGAGTATTCTCTATTGCAGAGACAATATGAAAGCGCATTAAAAATGTTCGTGAAAGGAATCAAAAAATAA
- a CDS encoding lysophospholipid acyltransferase family protein codes for MKNKMLPKIRYLPFYAISTLPMPVLYLLSDILFVVVYYLMKYRRNLVSDNIKKSFPQKPQITLRKIEKNFYRHFCDILVESIKTLTISKRSAMKRLRIENPDLVEHYLSENKNILLYTAHQGNWEWLIFLPLFFLTDQTLYTNQLKTTISIAYLKLSENDLVSIALNPPRDIGPLSTLNERMSLC; via the coding sequence ATGAAAAACAAGATGCTGCCCAAGATTAGATATTTGCCTTTTTATGCCATCTCGACCCTGCCGATGCCTGTTCTGTACCTGTTATCGGACATATTGTTTGTAGTGGTCTATTACCTCATGAAGTATAGAAGGAACTTAGTCTCGGACAATATCAAAAAATCCTTTCCTCAAAAACCACAAATTACACTGAGAAAAATTGAAAAGAACTTCTATCGGCATTTCTGTGATATACTTGTCGAATCGATTAAGACATTGACCATCAGTAAAAGGTCGGCAATGAAACGTTTGCGTATAGAGAATCCGGATTTGGTAGAACATTATTTAAGCGAGAATAAAAATATTTTGCTTTACACTGCCCATCAGGGAAATTGGGAATGGTTGATATTCCTACCACTTTTTTTCCTTACCGATCAGACACTTTATACAAACCAATTAAAAACCACTATTTCAATAGCCTATTTAAAATTATCAGAGAACGATTTGGTGTCCATTGCATTGAATCCACCAAGGGATATAGGACCATTATCGACCTTGAACGAAAGAATGTCATTATGTTGA